A DNA window from Alligator mississippiensis isolate rAllMis1 chromosome 11, rAllMis1, whole genome shotgun sequence contains the following coding sequences:
- the SNAPC5 gene encoding snRNA-activating protein complex subunit 5, which translates to MLSRLQELRKEEKTLLQVKAALHDQLTRLKVEELALRSMISSREELVTVSSSAVAADEAQKALGQMDNEAAINQTELQLSIQEREEEEEEEEEEEEEEELDS; encoded by the exons ATGCTGagccgcctgcaggagctgcgCAAGGAGGAGAAGACGCTGCTGCAGGTGAAGGCGGCGCTGCACGACCAGCTCACGCGGCTCAAG GTGGAGGAGCTGGCGCTTCGCTCCATGATCAGCTCGCGGGAGGAGCTCGTCACCGTCTCGTCCTCCGCCGTCGCCGCAGACGAGGCGCAGAAG GCTCTTGGGCAGATGGACAACGAGGCTGCTATCAATCAAACTGAATTGCAGTTAAGTATTCAAGAGcgtgaggaggaagaagaagaagaagaggaggaggaggaggaggaggaattggaCTCCTGA